The Streptococcus mitis genomic sequence TTGGCTTCTCCAGGATTGTCCATAATATCTGTTCCTAGCTCAAAAACACCTCCAGGATTGTAACGACAAGAGATGATTTCTGGAATGCCTGCTGCTCGCTCCAGATGTTCAATATCTTCAAAGGCATCCAAGTTAATGGTCGCACCCAATTCACGCGCATAGGCATATTCCTTATCTGGCGTGTTGTTGGAAGAGAACATAATCTCAGAACCAGGGAAGTTCAGTTTATGACTCATCAAAAGTTCTACATAACTAGAGCAGTCCACACCGCAACCTTCCTCTTGGAGAATTTTCAAAATAGCTGGAGTTGGAGTAGCCTTAACTGCAAAATATTCCTTAAAGCCCTTGTTCCACGAAAAGGCTTGGTTGACAGCTCTTGCCTTCTCACGAATCCCCTTCTCGTCATACAAGTGAAAGGGAGTGGGGAACTCGGCAACAATCGCTTCTAACTCTTCTCTATTGATAAATGGTGTTTTCATAAGCTTCCTTCTATTCTATTTGCAAAGAAAGGCTGGGACAAGCGTTCCAACCTTTAGTTCTATCTCTTATTTATCTTCGTCAAAGATATTGCCAACCTCAACATCAATGGCTTGATTCTTGACATCAATATTGGTTACCTTCAAGAGTGACTTGTAGTCAAACTGCTTTTCACGTTCTTCTTGGGCATTGTCCGCAAAGACGGCTACACCTGCTAATTCTGAATCGAACTCACGCAAGAGGCTGATCATCCCATTGACCGTTCCGCCACCTTTCAAGAAGTCATCCACAATCAAGACACGGCTGCCTGCCTTGAGACTACGTTTTGAAAGGAACATTTTCTCAATACGGTCACCACTTGAACCGGATACATAGTTGACGCTGACAGTTGAACCTTCTGTAATTTTCAGGTCACGGCGCACAATAACAAAGGGAACATTGAGTACATTGGCAACTGCATTTGCAAGAGGAACACCCTTAGTCGCTACTGTCATAACCGCATCAATTTTTTGGTCCATAAAGCTCTTGGCAATAATGCGACCAATATTTTTCAAGATAGCTGGTGTGCTAAGCAAATCAGACAGGTAGATATAGCCACCTGGCAAGATACGGTCACTTTCTGACAACTTGGCACGCAAGTCCTCAACCATTTCCTTGGCATCATGGCTTGAGATTGATGGTGTGAAAATGACACCACCACCAGCACCAGTTACTGTCTGGATATGACCGATTTCAATTTCCTCAAAGCCACGTTTGATAATGACGATATCCTCTGAGATGGATGATTTAGCAGATTCATACTTTTCAGCAAAAGTATTGAGACTAGTTAGTTTATAAGGAT encodes the following:
- the purR gene encoding pur operon repressor; the encoded protein is MKLRRSDRMVVISNYLINNPYKLTSLNTFAEKYESAKSSISEDIVIIKRGFEEIEIGHIQTVTGAGGGVIFTPSISSHDAKEMVEDLRAKLSESDRILPGGYIYLSDLLSTPAILKNIGRIIAKSFMDQKIDAVMTVATKGVPLANAVANVLNVPFVIVRRDLKITEGSTVSVNYVSGSSGDRIEKMFLSKRSLKAGSRVLIVDDFLKGGGTVNGMISLLREFDSELAGVAVFADNAQEEREKQFDYKSLLKVTNIDVKNQAIDVEVGNIFDEDK